The following proteins come from a genomic window of Thiothrix winogradskyi:
- a CDS encoding S8 family serine peptidase: protein MATRKLTTTERATLMHPAAGAVREESRYLAIRWMSSISQQDKQQLLQSLGLVLVKSTNARPALKVNQTDGLAWVEAQSGDTISQAVLEQLENSAAVAWVAFGMRSQSGSAAESVFAINPTRFYLKENVLKRAGGLAPLASNLKVDTQRPSRLPGWVAVTVDNASTAKGNTALTAAAQARASFKTLTASSVDDAVKFENIPLFSPTCGTQRCEVPTEEFTPNDPLFAQQWGLQRIGIPRAWEITRGSPGITVAVIDEGVELGHHDLLLHPQSWNASSDIPDGSPVGDHGTACAGIIGARFDNNQGIAGVAAGVKIMAIATATWADVDIAESLYFAADNGARVISMSFGVYADWNFWDFDLVRDALQYAYDKGLVLVAASGNEDQPLSRFPGSDARTLCVGGSNRSDERKRSGDSSSESWWGACYGADVDVVAPCLEIPTTDRFGTDGYSTDDYTLGFNGTSSATPHVAGLAALILSLNPSFSNVQVRHLIEKTCDKISPALYVYAHLPSKPSGVWNEEVGYGRINAERALLAACALIPTNNAADVAQPCSGCGGDCLQKTPTACRAPAPVPWLPHERCMYFYETRMFDQLMHSQQRLQIRVTYRHALCLQGRQQGGLLYTTTLLPGEEIRIHEYDRYRRVRSASERVSVHTSFRQVLSSLSQTRSSMDANTYTHILNDIRTHADTSVSAGGGLAGFFGAPKFSGEFGVDTETSLASGASVQTSFEQFNRFAVTASQAIEAERSLTISTFEDEEHRTATSRILKNTNHCHAVTYYVRRVNELYSASSYIEAVEWRIGKEMPWRFADDLDDDTGKEISRFLSHAPTVGEMAQGKRLLTLPTDGTLYEAELAHCSSCDPMQEAAEHIRLERERATARKACLENELLELEIQRRKSLLQAGQGSVPLELQAWSYTDAPCVFADTQNSG from the coding sequence ATGGCTACGAGAAAATTAACAACAACGGAACGGGCTACCCTGATGCATCCGGCAGCAGGAGCGGTGCGGGAAGAATCCCGTTATCTAGCAATCCGTTGGATGAGCAGTATCAGTCAACAAGACAAGCAACAGTTGTTGCAATCCTTGGGGCTGGTTTTAGTGAAAAGCACTAACGCTCGCCCTGCATTAAAAGTAAACCAAACCGATGGTTTGGCTTGGGTAGAAGCCCAGTCTGGCGATACCATCAGTCAGGCAGTTCTGGAACAACTGGAAAACAGTGCGGCAGTGGCATGGGTTGCCTTTGGTATGCGTTCTCAGTCAGGCAGTGCAGCAGAAAGTGTGTTTGCCATTAACCCAACCCGTTTTTACCTGAAAGAAAATGTGCTTAAACGTGCCGGTGGTCTAGCGCCTTTGGCAAGCAATCTCAAGGTTGATACGCAGCGTCCTAGCCGTTTACCGGGATGGGTAGCGGTCACTGTTGATAATGCGAGTACTGCGAAAGGCAATACGGCATTGACAGCGGCTGCACAAGCGCGTGCTTCGTTTAAAACATTGACAGCAAGCTCGGTGGATGATGCGGTCAAATTTGAAAATATTCCTCTGTTTTCACCTACTTGTGGTACGCAGCGCTGCGAAGTTCCGACGGAAGAGTTTACGCCGAATGACCCCTTGTTTGCCCAACAGTGGGGGCTGCAACGCATCGGTATTCCGCGTGCTTGGGAAATTACGCGCGGCAGCCCTGGCATTACCGTTGCAGTGATTGATGAGGGTGTGGAGTTGGGGCATCACGATTTATTGTTGCACCCACAATCGTGGAATGCGTCCAGTGATATACCGGATGGTAGCCCAGTGGGTGATCATGGCACAGCATGTGCTGGCATTATCGGGGCGCGGTTTGATAACAACCAAGGTATTGCTGGCGTGGCTGCGGGTGTCAAAATCATGGCTATTGCTACCGCAACATGGGCGGATGTGGATATTGCCGAAAGCTTGTACTTCGCAGCAGATAACGGAGCACGGGTAATCAGCATGAGCTTTGGGGTGTATGCCGATTGGAATTTTTGGGATTTCGACCTTGTACGTGATGCGTTGCAATATGCGTATGATAAAGGATTGGTTTTGGTCGCAGCCTCTGGTAATGAAGATCAGCCCCTGTCACGTTTCCCCGGTAGTGATGCCCGCACCCTTTGCGTGGGCGGTAGTAACCGTAGTGACGAACGTAAACGCAGTGGTGATAGTTCCAGCGAAAGTTGGTGGGGTGCTTGTTACGGGGCGGATGTCGATGTTGTCGCCCCTTGTTTGGAAATTCCTACAACGGATCGTTTCGGTACTGACGGTTATTCAACAGATGATTACACGTTGGGCTTTAATGGTACGTCCTCTGCCACACCACATGTAGCTGGTTTGGCGGCACTGATCCTGAGCCTGAACCCTTCATTCAGTAATGTGCAAGTACGCCATTTGATCGAAAAGACTTGTGACAAAATTTCACCGGCGTTATACGTCTATGCACATCTACCCTCTAAGCCCAGCGGGGTGTGGAATGAGGAAGTCGGTTACGGGCGTATCAATGCGGAACGCGCATTGCTGGCAGCCTGTGCCTTAATACCAACTAATAATGCTGCCGATGTAGCGCAACCTTGTAGCGGTTGTGGTGGTGATTGCTTACAGAAGACGCCTACTGCGTGCCGTGCACCTGCGCCAGTGCCATGGTTGCCGCATGAACGTTGCATGTATTTTTATGAAACACGGATGTTTGATCAGTTAATGCATTCTCAACAACGTCTGCAAATCAGAGTCACCTATCGTCATGCTCTCTGTCTGCAAGGGCGGCAGCAAGGTGGCTTGTTGTACACGACAACCTTGTTACCGGGTGAAGAAATTCGTATTCATGAGTATGACCGTTACCGGCGTGTCAGGTCCGCGAGTGAGCGGGTCAGTGTGCATACCTCGTTCCGACAGGTATTAAGTTCCTTATCACAGACACGTAGCAGTATGGATGCCAATACCTATACCCACATCCTCAATGATATTCGCACACACGCTGATACTTCAGTGTCTGCGGGAGGTGGGTTGGCGGGTTTCTTTGGTGCACCTAAATTCAGCGGAGAATTTGGGGTAGATACCGAAACCAGTCTGGCAAGCGGTGCATCGGTGCAGACATCGTTTGAGCAATTCAATCGTTTTGCCGTTACTGCATCACAGGCTATTGAAGCGGAACGATCTTTGACAATTAGCACGTTTGAAGATGAGGAACACCGTACAGCAACCAGCCGCATCCTGAAAAACACCAATCATTGTCATGCCGTGACCTACTACGTGCGCAGGGTAAACGAACTGTACAGCGCTTCATCTTACATTGAAGCGGTTGAATGGCGCATTGGCAAAGAAATGCCGTGGCGTTTTGCTGACGATCTGGATGATGACACTGGTAAGGAAATCAGTCGGTTCTTGAGCCACGCCCCGACGGTCGGCGAAATGGCACAAGGCAAACGTCTATTGACATTGCCAACCGATGGTACGTTATATGAAGCGGAATTGGCACATTGTTCATCCTGTGACCCAATGCAGGAAGCTGCCGAGCATATTCGTCTGGAACGTGAGCGAGCCACAGCCCGCAAAGCCTGTCTGGAAAATGAGTTGCTAGAATTGGAAATACAGCGGCGTAAAAGTCTGTTACAGGCTGGTCAGGGATCTGTGCCACTGGAATTACAGGCATGGAGTTACACGGATGCTCCTTGTGTGTTTGCCGATACGCAGAATTCTGGCTAA
- a CDS encoding DUF2235 domain-containing protein: MAKRLIVCCDGTWQSPDNDSPTNIVKLVQALRDQDDTGLNQVIYYDEGLGADSNGISHYLSGAFGLGLDKNILDAYRFLCLNYEAGDKICLFGFSRGAYTVRSLAGFIYACGLLERRWITLSAEAYRLYRDRDIRPEASTKAAFRQKLSREVLIDFMGCWDTVGALGIPDLLPYFPLDNLINKKYQFHDTKLSPIVQRVRHAIALDETREVFNVTHMELSNKAQQAGVDLQEMWFVGHHGAVGGGKHETRGLADITLQWMLDEAAKTGLGLDYANLPESVEPNPACDFNHKLYQVFSLGSGFRRAFKGERTNLHSTVFARIKAVPTYRPKNIEALL; encoded by the coding sequence ATGGCAAAGCGTTTAATTGTGTGTTGTGACGGGACATGGCAAAGCCCTGACAATGACAGTCCCACCAATATTGTTAAGTTGGTACAAGCGTTGCGTGATCAAGACGACACGGGTCTTAATCAGGTAATTTACTATGATGAAGGCTTGGGGGCGGATAGTAACGGTATCAGCCATTACCTGAGTGGTGCATTTGGCTTGGGGCTGGATAAAAACATTCTGGATGCTTACCGTTTCCTGTGCCTGAATTATGAAGCTGGCGATAAAATTTGCCTGTTTGGGTTCAGCCGTGGGGCTTACACAGTACGCAGCCTCGCTGGTTTTATTTACGCCTGCGGTTTGCTGGAACGGCGCTGGATTACGTTGTCGGCGGAAGCGTATCGCCTTTATCGTGATCGCGACATCAGACCCGAAGCCTCCACCAAAGCCGCTTTCCGCCAGAAGTTATCACGCGAGGTGCTGATTGATTTTATGGGCTGCTGGGATACGGTAGGTGCATTGGGGATACCGGATCTGTTGCCTTATTTTCCACTGGATAATCTGATCAATAAGAAATACCAGTTTCACGATACCAAACTTAGCCCGATTGTGCAGCGGGTGCGCCATGCCATTGCATTGGATGAAACCCGTGAGGTGTTCAACGTCACTCATATGGAGTTGTCGAACAAGGCGCAACAAGCCGGGGTGGATTTGCAGGAAATGTGGTTTGTCGGGCATCACGGTGCAGTGGGCGGCGGCAAGCATGAAACCCGTGGATTGGCAGATATTACGTTGCAGTGGATGCTGGATGAGGCAGCTAAAACGGGTCTGGGGCTGGATTACGCCAACTTGCCGGAATCAGTCGAGCCAAACCCTGCCTGTGATTTCAACCACAAACTCTATCAGGTGTTTTCACTGGGTTCAGGTTTTCGACGGGCTTTCAAGGGGGAGCGGACTAACCTGCATTCCACTGTATTTGCACGTATCAAAGCGGTGCCGACTTACCGCCCGAAAAACATCGAAGCCTTGTTGTAA
- a CDS encoding response regulator has translation MNKPISIIVVEDDPVVLNRFMTMFTTNPAFRLIAACSNATSARSVINSDTADVLLTDLGLPDGNGLDLIRQCSDLHPDTQIMVISVFGDEKHVITAIEAGATGYILKDDDSMEVEQSIQQMCAGGSPISPAVASHLLKRLRPEADEVKLTKAEMEILRCIAKGYTAQEAADMKHISYHTVTSHIKSIYRKLHISTRAEAVYEAVKRHLL, from the coding sequence ATGAATAAGCCCATCAGCATTATCGTTGTCGAAGATGACCCGGTTGTCCTCAACCGTTTCATGACCATGTTCACCACCAACCCAGCGTTCCGGCTGATTGCCGCGTGCAGCAATGCGACTAGCGCCCGCAGCGTCATCAATAGCGACACAGCCGACGTATTGCTCACCGATCTGGGCTTACCGGATGGCAACGGCTTGGATTTAATTCGCCAGTGCAGCGATTTGCACCCCGACACCCAGATTATGGTGATCAGCGTCTTTGGCGATGAAAAGCACGTTATCACTGCTATCGAAGCAGGTGCTACCGGGTACATCCTCAAAGATGACGACTCGATGGAAGTAGAACAATCCATCCAGCAAATGTGTGCCGGTGGTTCACCCATCAGTCCAGCGGTCGCCAGCCACTTACTCAAACGCCTGCGCCCTGAAGCCGATGAAGTCAAACTAACCAAGGCGGAAATGGAAATCCTGCGTTGCATCGCCAAAGGTTACACCGCCCAAGAAGCGGCGGATATGAAACACATTTCCTACCACACCGTCACTTCGCACATCAAAAGCATCTACCGCAAGCTGCACATCAGCACCCGTGCTGAAGCCGTCTACGAAGCTGTCAAACGGCATTTGTTATGA
- a CDS encoding sensor histidine kinase, which produces MKIVSGLRIFWWLPLYLFVLYQLTLQLDTLASSPESSWQTPITVAETGVTHTTGTIRIPDNIHSLTEPMLLILHINQNIIIRYPNGDVVGTGGSMETPISRNKHRPLLFRLHARMVSPGDHLSFEIASPRRTAAIANVYIGPNAVLEPVWQRHNLMRQGVVKVLIATLLIAALLISSIWLFYPRRKEYLWYAIGTALWAAHSTNHVIRDIPVSDWLWAALVPFTIGVSILAIITMIYYYMPLGEKGERRHSRSLKYLWAGALLLAVPLFFLPYASGLQAKYHLVWYSLLVMLFILVLAYVVQIYWEQQTTKRLLFVLSGFAMLVFGMHDVWVYDRKDDITRPYLLHFAAMFTLLTQYFLLVRRFVLSLRETQYYAHHLEELVSEREQELEANYQKMRVMEQEKAVVDERERIMRDIHDGFGGHLVSTLAMLEQPDTRIPVIKEHIQDALNDLRLVIDSLDFDSQNITTALGMFRSRNSRKIKQAGFELHWAVEDIATPAGFGAEKTLQLLRIVQEAITNAIKHSGGNTITISTGTDPDGEHSFVQIVDNGAGIPSNYQPGKGLTSMRKRAAAIGAQLSLGNAFSDRGTSLRITLPLTVQALMQSPHTPV; this is translated from the coding sequence ATGAAAATAGTGTCAGGTTTACGGATTTTCTGGTGGCTTCCCCTTTACTTGTTCGTGCTTTACCAACTGACGCTGCAACTGGACACCTTAGCCTCTAGCCCAGAATCTAGCTGGCAAACACCCATCACCGTAGCGGAAACCGGCGTAACGCATACCACTGGCACGATTCGTATTCCAGACAATATTCACAGTCTGACCGAACCGATGTTGCTGATTTTACATATCAATCAGAACATCATTATTCGTTACCCTAATGGTGATGTCGTGGGTACTGGCGGCAGCATGGAAACCCCGATTTCACGTAATAAACACCGCCCCTTGCTATTCCGTTTGCACGCCCGAATGGTGTCACCCGGTGATCACCTCAGTTTTGAAATAGCATCCCCACGCCGCACCGCTGCCATCGCCAATGTTTACATCGGGCCAAACGCAGTCCTAGAACCGGTATGGCAACGCCATAATCTGATGCGCCAAGGTGTCGTTAAAGTACTGATCGCCACCTTGCTGATTGCCGCCCTATTGATCAGCAGCATCTGGTTATTTTACCCGCGTCGTAAGGAATACCTTTGGTATGCCATTGGCACAGCGCTGTGGGCAGCACACAGTACCAACCACGTCATCCGTGATATTCCGGTCAGTGATTGGCTGTGGGCAGCACTAGTCCCATTCACGATTGGCGTGAGCATACTCGCCATTATCACCATGATTTACTACTACATGCCGTTAGGGGAAAAAGGTGAACGTCGTCATAGCCGCTCGCTTAAGTATTTATGGGCAGGTGCATTGCTGTTAGCCGTTCCCCTGTTTTTTCTGCCTTACGCATCGGGTTTACAGGCAAAATATCACCTTGTCTGGTATAGCCTGTTAGTGATGTTGTTCATCTTGGTACTGGCTTATGTGGTGCAGATTTACTGGGAACAGCAAACCACCAAACGCCTTTTATTCGTGCTTTCCGGGTTTGCCATGCTGGTATTTGGTATGCATGATGTCTGGGTCTATGACCGTAAAGATGATATTACCCGCCCTTACCTGCTGCATTTCGCCGCCATGTTTACCTTATTGACCCAATATTTTCTATTGGTACGGCGCTTTGTATTAAGCCTGCGCGAAACTCAATATTACGCCCACCATCTGGAAGAACTGGTCAGCGAACGCGAGCAAGAACTGGAAGCCAATTACCAAAAAATGCGGGTCATGGAACAGGAAAAAGCCGTGGTTGACGAACGCGAACGCATTATGCGCGACATCCACGACGGTTTCGGCGGGCATCTGGTTTCCACGCTGGCAATGTTGGAACAGCCCGACACCCGCATTCCTGTGATCAAAGAACATATTCAGGATGCCCTGAATGATTTACGGCTGGTAATCGACTCGCTGGATTTTGACTCGCAAAACATCACCACCGCACTGGGCATGTTCCGCAGCCGCAATAGTCGCAAGATCAAACAAGCGGGATTTGAACTGCATTGGGCGGTGGAGGACATTGCCACGCCCGCTGGTTTCGGCGCAGAAAAGACGCTACAACTGTTACGTATTGTGCAAGAAGCCATCACTAACGCCATTAAACACAGCGGCGGTAACACCATCACGATCAGCACCGGCACAGATCCCGACGGTGAGCATAGTTTCGTGCAAATCGTCGATAACGGAGCGGGGATACCAAGCAATTACCAGCCCGGCAAAGGTTTGACGAGTATGCGCAAACGCGCCGCAGCGATTGGGGCGCAACTCTCACTTGGCAACGCCTTTTCTGATAGGGGAACAAGCCTGCGAATTACTCTACCACTAACTGTTCAAGCCCTGATGCAATCACCGCATACGCCTGTTTAA
- the bioA gene encoding adenosylmethionine--8-amino-7-oxononanoate transaminase, protein MNIIDLDRSHVWHPFTQAQTAPDPIPIASAQGIRLYAEDGREFLDLISSWWVNIHGHAHPTIAAAIARQAHTLEQVIFAGFTHQPAAQLAHELVQRLPVGLTRVFFSDDGSTAVEVALKMALQYWRNHGETQRTRFLAFEGGYHGDTVGAMSAGKGCGFFDTYGSMLFEVGLLPFPETWDGDTAVAAKEQAALAQLDAYLADHGDTLAAVIMEPLVQGSAGMRMCRPEFLQALATRLRAAGILLIFDEVMTGFGRTGALFASLKAQVTPDIICLSKGLTAGFLPMSVTVASEAIYAAFLGESFDRALIHGHSFTANSLGCAAALASLQVFEDEQTLAKLPQIERWQRQGLATLAGHPLVQRVRVMGTIAAFDVVAADAGYTSAIGAQLKAFFHERGLLLRPLGNVVYVLPPYCVTEAELKQAYAVIASGLEQLVVE, encoded by the coding sequence ATGAACATTATTGACCTAGACCGCAGCCACGTCTGGCATCCTTTCACCCAAGCCCAAACTGCGCCCGATCCCATTCCGATTGCGTCCGCGCAAGGTATTCGTCTTTACGCCGAAGATGGACGCGAATTCCTCGACCTGATTTCCTCATGGTGGGTGAATATCCACGGACACGCTCACCCCACTATTGCCGCCGCGATTGCCCGCCAAGCGCACACGCTGGAACAGGTGATTTTCGCCGGATTCACGCACCAACCCGCCGCGCAACTGGCACACGAACTGGTGCAACGCTTGCCGGTTGGTCTTACCCGCGTGTTTTTCAGTGATGACGGCTCCACTGCGGTGGAAGTGGCGTTGAAAATGGCACTGCAATACTGGCGCAATCACGGTGAAACCCAGCGTACCCGTTTCCTCGCCTTTGAAGGCGGCTATCATGGCGACACGGTAGGGGCGATGTCGGCGGGTAAAGGTTGCGGATTTTTTGACACTTACGGCAGCATGTTGTTTGAAGTCGGTTTGTTACCCTTCCCCGAAACGTGGGATGGCGATACGGCAGTCGCCGCCAAAGAGCAAGCCGCCTTAGCACAGCTTGACGCTTACCTTGCCGATCACGGCGATACCCTCGCGGCGGTAATTATGGAGCCGTTGGTGCAAGGTTCCGCCGGGATGCGTATGTGCCGCCCCGAATTCTTGCAAGCTTTAGCGACCCGTTTACGTGCAGCCGGTATCTTACTCATTTTCGATGAAGTAATGACGGGATTTGGGCGCACGGGGGCGCTGTTCGCCTCCCTCAAGGCGCAAGTGACACCGGATATTATTTGCTTGTCGAAAGGGCTGACTGCGGGGTTTTTGCCTATGTCGGTGACAGTTGCCAGCGAAGCCATTTACGCGGCATTTTTGGGTGAAAGCTTTGACCGGGCGTTGATTCATGGGCATTCTTTCACCGCTAATTCCTTGGGGTGCGCGGCAGCCTTGGCATCCTTGCAAGTCTTTGAGGATGAACAGACGCTGGCAAAATTGCCGCAAATCGAACGCTGGCAACGGCAAGGGCTGGCAACCTTGGCAGGGCATCCGTTGGTACAGCGGGTACGGGTCATGGGAACGATTGCGGCTTTCGATGTGGTGGCGGCTGATGCCGGTTATACCTCGGCGATAGGGGCGCAACTCAAAGCGTTTTTCCATGAACGGGGCTTATTATTGCGTCCGTTGGGGAATGTGGTGTATGTGTTGCCACCGTATTGTGTGACCGAAGCTGAGCTTAAACAGGCGTATGCGGTGATTGCATCAGGGCTTGAACAGTTAGTGGTAGAGTAA
- a CDS encoding lytic transglycosylase domain-containing protein, with product MKLKSFTAQLAMCVALLGASTSSLAGSCDKQHVNVIRQQAQPYQQAINQAAIKYRVNPALIKAVITAESCFRNEAKSHKGAGGLMQLIPATAKRFGVNDRFDPVENIDGGTRYLRWLLNRYNGSIPHAIAAYNAGEGRVDRYGANVPIQETAVYTRRVLNAYGKLASNGNRPPARAVQPQLIRVSHAVKKPAPRFIWDEFGDN from the coding sequence ATGAAACTGAAATCGTTTACCGCGCAGCTCGCCATGTGCGTTGCGTTGCTGGGTGCGTCAACCAGTAGTCTTGCCGGGTCGTGTGATAAACAACATGTGAACGTGATCCGCCAACAAGCACAGCCTTATCAACAAGCTATTAACCAAGCCGCCATCAAATACCGCGTAAACCCCGCCCTGATAAAAGCCGTGATTACCGCCGAAAGTTGCTTTCGTAATGAAGCCAAATCGCACAAAGGTGCTGGCGGCTTAATGCAACTGATCCCCGCCACTGCAAAACGCTTTGGGGTCAACGATCGTTTTGACCCGGTTGAAAATATCGACGGTGGCACACGCTATTTGCGTTGGTTATTAAACCGTTATAACGGCAGCATTCCCCATGCGATTGCCGCCTATAACGCCGGTGAAGGCAGGGTTGACCGCTACGGGGCGAACGTTCCCATTCAAGAAACGGCTGTGTATACCCGACGGGTATTAAACGCCTACGGCAAATTAGCCAGTAACGGGAACCGCCCCCCGGCACGCGCCGTACAACCACAACTCATTAGGGTCAGCCACGCTGTCAAGAAACCAGCGCCACGCTTTATCTGGGATGAGTTCGGCGACAATTAA
- a CDS encoding 2OG-Fe(II) oxygenase, whose amino-acid sequence MMDTVVDGLVERGWVVLPDLLSVAQCRELREQAQQNRAAGAFHAAGIGRGQGLNVNEAIRGDQVLWLEPAETGALADYQGFIEALRVNLNQSLYLGLTEFEAHFAVYPPGACYQQHLDNFRGTSARIISAVLYLNEAWAAADGGQLRLYTSGDAGGEYVDIIPQAGQLALFRSEVFWHEVLPATRERFSLTGWLRRPSNVF is encoded by the coding sequence ATGATGGATACGGTAGTGGATGGCTTGGTCGAACGTGGCTGGGTGGTATTGCCTGATTTGTTGTCTGTGGCGCAGTGTCGTGAATTGCGTGAGCAAGCGCAGCAAAACCGGGCAGCCGGTGCGTTTCACGCGGCGGGGATTGGGCGCGGGCAAGGTTTGAATGTGAATGAGGCAATCCGTGGGGATCAGGTGTTATGGCTGGAACCGGCAGAGACGGGCGCGTTGGCAGACTATCAGGGTTTCATTGAAGCCTTGCGGGTGAATCTGAATCAGTCGTTGTATTTGGGGTTGACGGAGTTTGAGGCACATTTTGCGGTGTATCCACCGGGGGCGTGTTATCAGCAACATCTGGATAATTTCCGGGGTACGTCAGCGCGGATTATCAGCGCGGTGCTGTATTTGAATGAGGCGTGGGCAGCGGCGGATGGCGGGCAATTACGCTTGTATACCAGTGGTGATGCGGGTGGGGAATACGTGGATATAATACCTCAAGCGGGGCAGTTGGCACTATTCCGCAGTGAGGTGTTCTGGCATGAAGTGCTCCCGGCAACGCGGGAGCGCTTCAGCTTGACGGGGTGGTTGCGCCGCCCTAGCAATGTTTTTTAA
- the ubiH gene encoding 2-octaprenyl-6-methoxyphenyl hydroxylase: MFDVLIVGGGMVGASLAVALQPLKLKIGLIEAFHFGAAQQPSYDDRSIALAYGSSRIYRGMGLWNKLHSGVETIQHIHISDRGHFGATRLSAAQERVPALGYVVESRVLGRLLYDELAAGEIAQYVPASVFALEQDADGVTVSIERDGVVDTVRTRLLVVSDGVNSKVREMLGIAVTRREYHQTALIANVTTAEPHRHTAYERFTPHGPLALLPLTQGRYSLVWTHQDADVAATMQLDDAAFLRKLQAEFGYRQGEFARVGQRATYPLVLQKSVCEVAGRAVLIGNASHALHPVAGQGLNLGLRDVATLADLLAEAAQTGTDPGNAALLSVYEQRRQPDYAAVVQYTDTLVRVFSNDFAPLGHARAGGLLAVDRVPALRHWITRQSMGLNHQQARLSRGLGLRV, encoded by the coding sequence ATGTTTGATGTTTTGATCGTCGGTGGTGGGATGGTAGGGGCAAGTTTAGCCGTGGCACTTCAACCGTTGAAGTTGAAAATCGGCTTGATCGAAGCCTTTCATTTCGGTGCAGCGCAGCAGCCAAGTTATGACGACCGCTCGATTGCGCTGGCGTATGGTTCCAGCCGCATTTACCGGGGGATGGGTTTGTGGAATAAGCTGCATTCGGGGGTGGAGACTATTCAGCACATTCACATTTCGGATCGTGGGCATTTTGGTGCAACCCGTTTGTCAGCCGCGCAGGAGCGTGTGCCTGCTTTGGGTTATGTGGTGGAAAGCCGGGTGCTGGGGCGCTTGTTGTACGACGAATTAGCGGCAGGTGAGATTGCGCAATACGTTCCCGCCAGTGTGTTTGCGCTGGAACAGGATGCGGATGGCGTGACGGTGAGTATCGAACGCGATGGCGTGGTGGACACGGTGCGAACCCGTTTGCTGGTGGTGTCGGATGGGGTGAATTCCAAGGTGCGCGAAATGTTGGGCATTGCGGTGACACGGCGTGAATACCATCAGACTGCCCTCATTGCGAATGTCACCACGGCAGAACCGCATCGGCATACCGCTTACGAACGCTTTACCCCGCATGGCCCGCTGGCATTGTTGCCCTTGACGCAAGGGCGCTATTCGCTGGTGTGGACACATCAGGATGCGGATGTTGCTGCCACCATGCAATTGGATGACGCGGCTTTCCTGCGCAAACTACAGGCGGAATTTGGCTATCGGCAGGGTGAATTTGCCAGGGTAGGGCAGCGAGCCACTTACCCGTTGGTGTTGCAGAAATCGGTGTGTGAAGTAGCGGGGCGGGCGGTGTTGATTGGCAATGCGTCCCATGCCTTACACCCGGTAGCGGGGCAGGGCTTGAATCTTGGCTTGCGCGATGTGGCAACCTTGGCGGATTTGCTGGCAGAAGCGGCACAAACGGGGACAGACCCTGGCAATGCTGCGTTGCTGAGTGTGTATGAACAGCGGCGGCAACCGGATTATGCAGCGGTGGTGCAGTATACCGATACGCTGGTACGGGTGTTTTCCAACGATTTTGCACCCTTGGGTCATGCACGGGCGGGTGGCTTATTGGCGGTGGATCGTGTACCAGCGTTGCGGCATTGGATTACGCGCCAAAGCATGGGCTTGAATCATCAGCAAGCGCGGTTGTCGCGGGGTTTGGGGTTGCGGGTATGA